Proteins encoded within one genomic window of Streptomyces sp. NBC_01314:
- a CDS encoding trypsin-like peptidase domain-containing protein, with protein sequence MTSQPETAARYPDAPRPGAAPYPETAQSVAAPHADASGPAAASHPEAAQPATASYAEAPQAVVKHFPEGPPRAAAPYPDAPEPPGASYAYPSQPGPPPFGDSAHAVPPAYAGGAQPVPPHHAGGSQPVPPPYAGGAQQGPPPHADRAQPVPPPYADASRPAPPAYADPAQPLPGAPQAPQGPWQNYDPWAGSGSLQQNGAAVGDVARRRPRRVRVLLVGALVIAVVAGGIGGAVGAYLERNGGVGAVELPQVSDGVTGRAPDSVAGIAAGALPGVVTLHVSGASAQGTGTGFVLDERGHILTNNHVVDPAGTDGDISVTFSGGDTAKATIVGRDTGYDLAVVKVSGVSGLRPLPLGNSEEVRVGDPVVAIGAPFDLANTVTSGIISAKERPITAGGESGDVSDVSYVDALQTDAPINPGNSGGPLLDGKGRVIGINSAIRSAGSGSESDGGQAGSIGLGFAIPINQGKRVAEELINTGKASHPVIGVTLDMDYSGDGARIGDKSDEGAAGVTAGGPADRAGIRSGDVITEVDGQRVHSGDELIVKVRAHRPGDRLELTLLRNGRERTVTLTLGSSGGD encoded by the coding sequence ATCACTTCTCAGCCCGAGACGGCGGCCCGGTATCCGGACGCACCTCGGCCCGGCGCGGCCCCGTATCCGGAGACGGCACAGTCGGTGGCGGCTCCGCATGCGGACGCGTCCGGGCCGGCGGCGGCTTCGCATCCGGAGGCGGCCCAGCCCGCGACGGCGTCGTACGCGGAGGCGCCCCAGGCTGTGGTGAAGCACTTCCCGGAGGGGCCCCCGCGCGCCGCAGCGCCGTACCCGGACGCGCCCGAGCCCCCCGGGGCCTCCTACGCGTATCCCTCCCAGCCGGGACCGCCGCCTTTCGGAGACTCGGCGCATGCCGTCCCGCCTGCCTACGCGGGCGGGGCTCAGCCCGTGCCGCCTCACCACGCGGGTGGATCCCAGCCCGTGCCGCCCCCGTATGCGGGCGGGGCTCAGCAAGGCCCGCCTCCGCACGCCGACAGGGCTCAGCCCGTGCCGCCCCCGTACGCGGACGCGTCCCGGCCCGCGCCGCCTGCGTATGCCGATCCCGCCCAGCCGCTCCCAGGTGCCCCGCAGGCGCCGCAGGGGCCCTGGCAGAACTACGACCCGTGGGCCGGGTCGGGTTCGTTGCAGCAGAACGGGGCCGCCGTGGGCGACGTGGCGCGGCGGCGTCCGCGCAGGGTGCGGGTCCTGTTGGTCGGGGCCTTGGTGATCGCCGTCGTGGCCGGCGGCATCGGCGGAGCCGTGGGCGCGTACCTGGAGCGGAACGGCGGAGTCGGGGCGGTCGAGCTGCCGCAGGTCAGTGACGGGGTGACGGGGCGGGCGCCCGACAGCGTCGCCGGGATCGCCGCCGGCGCGCTGCCCGGTGTCGTGACCCTGCATGTGAGCGGGGCGAGCGCCCAGGGCACCGGAACCGGGTTCGTGCTCGACGAGCGGGGTCACATCCTCACGAACAACCACGTCGTCGACCCCGCCGGAACGGACGGCGACATATCGGTGACGTTCAGCGGTGGTGACACCGCGAAGGCCACCATCGTCGGCCGGGACACCGGTTACGACCTGGCCGTCGTCAAGGTGTCCGGGGTCAGCGGACTCAGGCCGCTGCCCCTGGGCAATTCGGAGGAGGTGCGGGTCGGCGACCCGGTCGTCGCCATCGGCGCCCCCTTCGACCTGGCCAACACCGTCACCTCCGGCATCATCAGCGCCAAGGAGCGACCCATCACGGCCGGCGGCGAGAGCGGTGACGTGAGCGACGTGTCGTACGTGGACGCGTTGCAGACCGACGCGCCGATAAACCCCGGCAACTCCGGCGGCCCGCTCCTCGACGGCAAGGGCCGGGTCATCGGCATCAACAGCGCCATCCGGTCCGCGGGCAGCGGTTCCGAGTCGGACGGCGGGCAGGCCGGCTCGATCGGGCTCGGCTTCGCGATACCCATCAACCAGGGCAAACGCGTCGCCGAGGAGCTGATAAACACCGGCAAGGCGAGCCACCCGGTGATCGGTGTCACCCTCGACATGGACTACTCGGGGGACGGCGCCCGCATCGGCGACAAGAGCGACGAGGGCGCCGCCGGGGTGACCGCGGGCGGCCCCGCCGACCGGGCGGGCATCCGCTCGGGTGACGTCATCACCGAGGTCGACGGGCAGCGCGTCCATTCCGGCGACGAGCTGATCGTCAAGGTCCGCGCCCACCGGCCCGGCGACCGCCTGGAGCTCACCCTCCTGCGGAACGGCAGGGAGCGGACGGTCACCCTCACTCTCGGCTCGTCAGGCGGCGACTGA
- a CDS encoding O-methyltransferase — MRRFPTATDTVTPRQPRGHKERTITGNRLTSWAFADVFVAEDEALRWARDRAREAGLRSVSPGTGAALRMLAATLDAKAVAEIGTGTGVSGIHLLHGMRPDGVLTTVDPEPDHQQFARQAFRAAGFASNRARFIPGHALEVLPRLTDSGYDLVFCDGDRLECLDYLAESLRLLRPGGLVAFEGVFASGRTVDSNPQPTEVIRLRELLRTVRESSELVPSLLPVGDGLLCAVKR, encoded by the coding sequence ATCAGGAGGTTCCCGACGGCAACGGATACAGTCACGCCCAGGCAACCACGGGGACATAAGGAGAGGACCATTACCGGCAACCGGCTGACGAGCTGGGCGTTCGCCGACGTCTTTGTCGCCGAGGACGAGGCGCTGCGCTGGGCCCGCGACCGGGCCCGGGAGGCAGGCCTGCGCTCGGTGTCGCCCGGTACGGGCGCCGCGCTGCGGATGCTCGCCGCCACCCTCGACGCGAAGGCGGTGGCGGAGATCGGGACCGGGACCGGCGTCTCCGGGATCCACCTGCTGCACGGTATGCGGCCGGACGGGGTGCTGACCACCGTGGATCCGGAGCCGGACCACCAGCAGTTCGCCCGGCAGGCGTTCCGCGCGGCCGGCTTCGCCAGCAACCGCGCGCGCTTCATCCCGGGCCACGCCCTGGAGGTGCTGCCGCGGCTCACGGACTCCGGGTACGACCTGGTCTTCTGCGACGGCGACCGGCTGGAGTGCCTCGACTACCTCGCTGAATCGTTGCGTCTGTTGAGACCCGGTGGCCTCGTCGCTTTCGAGGGCGTCTTCGCCAGTGGCCGCACGGTGGATTCGAACCCTCAGCCGACCGAGGTCATACGCCTGCGGGAGCTGCTGCGCACGGTCCGCGAGAGCTCCGAGCTCGTACCGTCCCTGCTCCCGGTGGGCGACGGCCTGCTGTGCGCGGTCAAGCGCTGA
- a CDS encoding magnesium transporter MgtE N-terminal domain-containing protein produces the protein MAAVAPRIFVSHLSGVAVFDPSGDQVGRVRDLVAILRVGRKPPRLLGLVVELSTRRRIFLPMTRVTGVESGQVITTGVVNVRRFEQRPTERLVIGELLDRRVQLVETSEEVTVRDISVQQLPARRDWEIDRVFVRKGKGGAFRRHKGETLTVEWSAVTGFSLEEQGQGAESLLATFEQLRPADLANVLHHLSPKRRAEVAAALDDDRLADVLEELPEDDQIEILGKLKEERAADVLEAMDPDDAADLLAELPEDEQERLLTLMQPDDAADVRRLMAYEEKTAGGLMTTEPIVLRPDATVADALARVRNPDLSPALAAQVYVCRPPDETPTGKYLGTVHFQRLLRDPPYTLVGSILDDDLQPLDPEAALRAVAGFFATYDMVAAPVVDESGSLLGAVTVDDVLDHMLPEDWRETEFHLHEENGVAAGDEGTADGS, from the coding sequence ATGGCGGCGGTGGCGCCCCGGATCTTCGTCTCCCACCTCTCCGGCGTCGCCGTCTTCGACCCGAGCGGCGACCAGGTGGGCCGCGTCCGCGACCTCGTCGCCATCCTCCGGGTGGGCCGGAAGCCCCCACGACTGCTCGGTCTGGTCGTCGAACTGTCCACCCGCCGCCGGATCTTCCTGCCCATGACCCGGGTCACCGGCGTCGAGTCCGGCCAGGTCATCACCACCGGTGTCGTGAACGTGCGCCGGTTCGAGCAGCGCCCCACCGAGCGCCTCGTGATCGGGGAACTGCTGGACCGCCGGGTACAGCTCGTGGAGACGAGCGAGGAGGTGACGGTCCGCGACATCTCGGTCCAGCAGCTGCCGGCCCGCCGGGACTGGGAGATCGACCGGGTGTTCGTCCGCAAGGGCAAGGGCGGGGCGTTCCGGCGGCACAAGGGCGAGACGCTGACCGTGGAGTGGTCGGCGGTCACCGGGTTCTCCCTGGAGGAGCAGGGGCAGGGCGCCGAGAGCCTCCTCGCGACCTTCGAACAGCTCCGCCCGGCCGACCTCGCCAACGTGCTGCACCACCTCTCCCCCAAGCGCCGCGCCGAGGTCGCCGCCGCCCTCGACGACGACCGGCTCGCCGACGTCCTGGAGGAGCTGCCCGAGGACGACCAGATCGAGATCCTCGGCAAGCTCAAGGAGGAGCGGGCCGCCGACGTCCTGGAGGCCATGGACCCGGACGACGCCGCCGACCTCCTAGCCGAACTCCCCGAGGACGAGCAGGAGCGGCTGCTGACGCTGATGCAGCCGGACGACGCGGCCGACGTACGGCGGCTCATGGCGTACGAGGAGAAGACCGCCGGCGGTCTGATGACCACCGAACCGATCGTGCTGCGCCCGGACGCGACCGTCGCCGACGCGCTCGCCCGGGTCCGCAACCCCGACCTGTCCCCCGCGCTCGCCGCCCAGGTGTACGTGTGCCGGCCGCCGGACGAGACCCCGACCGGCAAGTACCTGGGCACGGTCCACTTCCAGCGGCTGCTGCGGGATCCGCCGTACACCCTGGTCGGTTCGATCCTCGACGACGATCTCCAGCCGCTGGACCCGGAGGCCGCGCTGCGCGCCGTCGCCGGGTTCTTCGCGACGTACGACATGGTCGCGGCGCCCGTGGTCGACGAGAGCGGCTCGCTGCTCGGCGCGGTGACCGTGGACGACGTACTGGACCACATGCTGCCCGAGGACTGGCGGGAGACGGAGTTCCATCTCCACGAGGAGAACGGCGTCGCCGCCGGGGACGAGGGGACCGCCGATGGCTCCTGA
- a CDS encoding enoyl-CoA hydratase/isomerase family protein produces the protein MADTVLYEVHDGLATITLNRPEAMNALNIATKVALREAVEAAAGDDAVRAVLLTAAGDRAFCVGQDLKEHIGLLVEGSGHVMSTVKEHYNPVVKALTGMAKPVVAGVNGVAAGAGLGFALAADYRVVADTASFNTSFAGVALTADSGVSWTLPRVIGPGRAADLLLFPRSIKAQEAYELGIANRVVPAASLHTAAEQVARMLAEGPTVAYAAIKEAMAYGFSHSLAETLGKEDELQTRAGSSEDHRIAVQAFVNKENPTYLGR, from the coding sequence ATGGCCGACACCGTGCTCTACGAGGTGCACGACGGACTCGCGACGATCACGCTGAACCGCCCCGAGGCGATGAACGCGCTGAACATCGCGACCAAGGTGGCCCTGCGGGAGGCCGTGGAGGCCGCTGCCGGGGACGACGCCGTACGGGCGGTGCTGCTGACCGCGGCCGGGGACCGGGCGTTCTGCGTGGGCCAGGACCTGAAGGAGCACATCGGGCTGCTGGTCGAGGGCTCCGGACACGTCATGAGCACGGTCAAGGAGCACTACAACCCCGTGGTGAAGGCGCTCACGGGGATGGCGAAGCCCGTGGTGGCCGGGGTGAACGGTGTAGCGGCAGGCGCCGGCCTGGGGTTCGCGCTCGCGGCGGACTACCGGGTGGTCGCCGACACGGCCTCCTTCAACACCTCCTTCGCCGGGGTCGCGCTCACCGCCGACTCCGGGGTCTCCTGGACGCTTCCGCGCGTGATCGGTCCCGGTCGCGCCGCCGACCTGCTGCTCTTCCCCCGCAGCATCAAGGCCCAGGAGGCGTACGAGCTGGGGATCGCGAACCGGGTCGTGCCGGCGGCCTCTCTGCACACCGCCGCCGAGCAGGTGGCGCGGATGCTGGCCGAGGGGCCGACGGTGGCGTACGCGGCGATCAAGGAGGCGATGGCGTACGGGTTCTCCCACTCGCTGGCCGAGACGCTGGGGAAAGAGGACGAACTGCAGACGCGGGCGGGGTCGTCGGAAGACCATCGGATCGCCGTGCAGGCCTTCGTGAACAAGGAGAACCCGACGTACCTGGGTCGGTGA
- the sigE gene encoding RNA polymerase sigma factor SigE — MLRRFLGSAGKPKSVNDTADHSHAAVVQTATFTTDAHAQAWTPPTWEEIVSTHSGRVYRLAYRLTGNQHDAEDLTQEVFVRVFRSLSTYTPGTFEGWLHRITTNLFLDMVRRKQRIRFDALGDDAAERLPSREPTPQQLFNDAHFDADVQQALDTLAPEFRAAVVLCDIEGLSYEEIAATLGVKLGTVRSRIHRGRSQLRKALAHRSPEARAEQRRGFTVPRVPVLGGGGATA; from the coding sequence GTGCTACGGCGCTTTCTCGGATCGGCGGGCAAGCCGAAATCCGTGAACGACACCGCTGACCACAGCCACGCCGCCGTCGTACAGACCGCGACCTTCACCACGGACGCGCACGCGCAGGCGTGGACTCCGCCCACCTGGGAGGAGATCGTCAGCACCCACAGCGGCCGCGTCTACCGGCTCGCCTACCGTCTGACCGGCAATCAGCACGACGCCGAGGACCTCACCCAGGAAGTCTTCGTCCGCGTCTTCCGCTCACTGTCGACGTACACGCCCGGCACCTTCGAGGGCTGGCTGCACCGCATCACCACCAACCTCTTCCTGGACATGGTCCGGCGCAAGCAGCGCATCCGCTTCGACGCCCTCGGGGACGACGCGGCCGAGCGCCTGCCCAGCCGCGAGCCCACCCCGCAGCAGCTCTTCAACGACGCGCACTTCGACGCCGACGTCCAGCAGGCCCTCGACACCCTGGCGCCCGAGTTCCGCGCCGCCGTCGTCCTCTGCGACATCGAAGGACTGTCGTACGAGGAGATCGCCGCGACCCTGGGCGTCAAGCTCGGCACGGTCCGCTCCCGTATCCACCGCGGCCGCTCCCAGCTCCGTAAGGCCCTGGCGCACCGCTCCCCGGAGGCCCGGGCCGAGCAGCGCCGCGGGTTCACGGTGCCGCGGGTGCCCGTGCTGGGAGGAGGGGGCGCGACCGCGTGA
- a CDS encoding anti-sigma factor — protein MSGSRPTPAEQHLGDRLSALIDGELGHEARDRVLAHLATCAKCKTEADEQRRLKNVFAEAAPPPPSESFLARLQMLPAGGDGDGGSQLPGGFGGRLGGTAGGPGLPVAPTDSRDFADFGIFGPGGDSFGYLPSGPHGGALTPSESRGLLGGRGLSGSRGFLGDRGFLSGRGFLGDRRALGDPGFLGGGRDLSGDADDRADGEERAADDTGVRGDRGFRIHDVSRQEAERSASRGMRFAFVAAGAVSLAAIALGGVTNGMPVETADARGASGSGSNVTPLRTQASGTVPTPESQRRRGTVGPLLGQGQQSLGEVPVAPTEISAPLLPGVPAPAGQDRQAVHPLTAPVLAGAAVMSPLIRPLTAAPTLQLTDWSSAPELAGPGLLTAPDTTSSPTPTSPVLR, from the coding sequence GTGAGTGGATCCCGTCCTACACCTGCCGAGCAGCACCTGGGAGACCGTCTCTCCGCCCTCATCGACGGAGAGCTCGGTCATGAGGCGCGTGACCGCGTCCTGGCACATCTCGCCACCTGCGCGAAGTGCAAGACGGAGGCGGACGAGCAGCGCCGCCTGAAGAACGTCTTCGCCGAGGCCGCCCCGCCGCCTCCCTCCGAAAGCTTCCTGGCCCGGCTCCAGATGCTTCCGGCGGGCGGCGACGGCGACGGCGGCTCGCAGCTGCCCGGTGGCTTCGGAGGAAGACTCGGGGGTACGGCCGGCGGGCCGGGCCTGCCCGTCGCCCCTACCGACTCCCGGGACTTCGCCGACTTCGGAATCTTCGGACCCGGCGGCGACTCCTTCGGATATCTCCCGTCGGGACCACACGGCGGCGCGCTGACGCCGTCGGAGAGCCGCGGACTGCTCGGCGGCCGAGGGCTGTCCGGCAGCCGTGGGTTCCTCGGTGACCGCGGCTTCCTGAGCGGGCGGGGCTTCCTCGGCGACCGCAGGGCGCTGGGCGACCCGGGCTTCCTGGGCGGCGGACGCGACCTCTCCGGGGACGCGGACGACCGTGCGGACGGCGAGGAAAGAGCTGCCGACGACACCGGAGTCAGGGGTGACCGCGGCTTTCGGATCCATGACGTGAGCCGGCAGGAGGCCGAGCGATCGGCCTCGCGCGGCATGCGGTTCGCCTTCGTGGCGGCCGGCGCGGTGTCGCTGGCCGCGATCGCCCTCGGTGGCGTGACCAACGGGATGCCCGTCGAGACGGCGGACGCCCGGGGCGCTTCCGGCTCCGGCAGCAATGTCACACCGCTGCGGACGCAGGCCTCGGGCACGGTTCCGACCCCCGAGTCGCAGCGCCGCCGGGGAACCGTCGGGCCGCTGCTCGGGCAGGGGCAGCAGTCCTTGGGCGAGGTGCCCGTCGCCCCGACGGAGATCTCCGCGCCCCTGCTGCCCGGAGTCCCCGCTCCGGCCGGCCAGGACCGTCAGGCCGTACACCCGCTGACCGCGCCCGTGTTGGCCGGCGCGGCCGTCATGTCCCCGCTCATACGTCCGCTCACCGCCGCACCGACGCTGCAGCTGACCGACTGGTCCTCGGCACCCGAACTCGCGGGACCGGGCCTGCTGACGGCTCCCGACACCACCTCGTCTCCCACACCCACCTCGCCCGTCCTGCGCTGA
- a CDS encoding suppressor of fused domain protein yields the protein MADVLPLVEARLRTALGEPDARAAVTFLGTDRIEVLRFTDGDVVRYATLGMSAQPMADPTAVLADPVKGPRAELVLSVRHGIADTDKVLRPLAVLAASPQVEGVIVAPGASLDVGGPLWPGAPFTSVLVAESGGLVEDLELDAPADPVRFLPLLPMTANEAAWKRVHGAQALQERWLTHGTDLRDPVRRSVPLD from the coding sequence ATGGCTGATGTTCTTCCGTTGGTGGAGGCCCGTTTGCGCACCGCGCTGGGCGAACCGGACGCGCGCGCCGCGGTCACCTTCCTCGGCACGGACCGCATAGAGGTGCTCCGTTTCACCGACGGCGACGTCGTCCGCTACGCCACGCTCGGCATGTCCGCCCAGCCGATGGCCGACCCCACCGCGGTGCTCGCCGACCCCGTCAAGGGCCCCCGCGCCGAGCTCGTCCTGTCCGTGCGGCACGGCATCGCCGACACCGACAAGGTGCTTCGCCCGCTCGCCGTGCTCGCCGCGTCGCCGCAGGTCGAGGGTGTGATCGTGGCCCCCGGCGCCTCACTGGACGTGGGCGGTCCGCTCTGGCCGGGTGCCCCCTTCACCTCCGTTCTCGTCGCCGAGTCCGGAGGTCTGGTCGAGGACCTCGAACTCGACGCCCCCGCCGACCCCGTTCGGTTCCTGCCCCTCCTCCCGATGACCGCCAACGAGGCCGCCTGGAAGCGGGTGCATGGTGCCCAGGCCCTCCAGGAGCGCTGGCTCACCCACGGGACCGACCTCCG
- a CDS encoding DUF1003 domain-containing protein yields MGRDGRHVGRDGRHVGRERARSGAGTRERTSPSGAPQRERTPSGATARPRTRLDLPLPRRARFLPEWDPEAFGRLSERIARFLGTGTFLVWMTVAVILWVVWNVSAPRDLRFDNYPFIFLTLMLSLQASYAAPLILLAQNRQDDRDRVNLEQDRKQNERSIADTEYLTREIAALRIGLGEVATRDWLRSELQDLVRELHEHDGDRPRGARTVFPPDHPRGRDMGDR; encoded by the coding sequence ATGGGGCGTGACGGGCGCCATGTGGGGCGTGACGGGCGCCACGTGGGGCGTGAGCGGGCGCGCTCCGGTGCGGGCACACGCGAGCGCACGTCGCCCTCCGGGGCGCCTCAGCGGGAGCGCACGCCCTCCGGGGCCACCGCCCGCCCGCGTACGCGTCTCGACCTGCCGCTGCCGCGCCGGGCCAGGTTCCTGCCCGAGTGGGACCCGGAGGCCTTCGGACGGCTCTCGGAGCGGATCGCGCGGTTCCTGGGCACCGGCACGTTCCTCGTCTGGATGACCGTCGCCGTCATCCTCTGGGTGGTCTGGAACGTCTCCGCCCCGCGTGACCTGCGCTTCGACAACTACCCCTTCATCTTCCTGACCCTGATGCTCTCCCTGCAGGCCTCGTATGCCGCCCCGCTGATCCTCCTGGCGCAGAACCGCCAGGACGACCGCGACCGGGTCAACCTCGAACAGGACCGCAAGCAGAACGAACGTTCGATCGCCGACACCGAGTATCTGACCAGGGAGATCGCCGCGCTGCGTATCGGCCTCGGTGAGGTCGCCACCCGCGACTGGCTGCGCTCCGAGCTCCAGGACCTGGTCAGGGAACTGCACGAGCACGACGGCGACCGGCCGCGCGGGGCGCGGACCGTATTCCCGCCCGATCACCCGCGCGGACGTGACATGGGCGACCGCTGA
- a CDS encoding sec-independent translocase codes for MFNDIGALEVVTLVVLAVLVFGPDKLPKVIQDVTRTIRKIREFSDSAKADIRSELGPEFKDFEFEDLNPKTFLRKQLDNDELGLKEIRSGFDLKKEVSELTDAVHGRESESSSTSSVAAIASVAASEGSASGSSGGTVDMTKKPEPAERPPYDMDAT; via the coding sequence GTGTTCAATGACATAGGTGCGCTGGAGGTGGTGACGCTCGTCGTCCTCGCCGTGCTCGTCTTCGGCCCGGACAAGCTTCCGAAGGTGATCCAGGACGTCACCCGGACCATCCGCAAGATCCGTGAGTTCTCGGACAGCGCCAAGGCGGACATCCGCAGCGAACTCGGACCGGAGTTCAAGGACTTCGAGTTCGAGGACCTCAACCCCAAGACGTTCCTCCGCAAGCAGTTGGACAACGACGAACTGGGGCTGAAGGAGATCCGCAGCGGCTTCGACCTGAAGAAGGAGGTGTCCGAGCTCACTGACGCGGTCCACGGCCGCGAATCGGAGTCCTCGTCCACCTCTTCCGTCGCCGCCATCGCCTCCGTCGCCGCCTCCGAGGGTTCCGCGTCGGGCTCGTCCGGCGGAACGGTCGACATGACCAAGAAGCCCGAGCCTGCCGAGCGTCCGCCGTACGACATGGACGCCACCTGA
- a CDS encoding Mrp/NBP35 family ATP-binding protein, with protein sequence MATEDAVREALSTVNDPEINRPITELGMVKSVEIGADGAVAVAVYLTVSGCPMRDTITQRVTDAVSAVEGVTRVDVELDVMGDEQRKELANALRGGQAEREVPFAKPGSLTRVYAVASGKGGVGKSSVTVNLAAAMAADGLKVGVVDADIYGHSVPRMLGADGLPTQVENMIMPPSAHGVKVISIGMFTPGNTPVVWRGPMLHRALQQFLSDVYWGDLDVLLLDLPPGTGDIAISVAQLVPNAEILVVTTPQQAAAEVAERAGSIAVQTHQKIVGVVENMAGLPCPHCDEIVDVFGTGGGQSVADGLTRTTGATVPVLGSIPIDVRLREGGDDGRPVVLSDPDSPAGSALRAIAGKLGGRQRGLSGMSLGITPRNKF encoded by the coding sequence ATGGCTACGGAAGACGCGGTGCGTGAAGCACTGTCGACGGTGAACGACCCCGAGATCAACCGCCCCATCACCGAACTCGGGATGGTGAAGTCCGTGGAGATCGGTGCGGACGGAGCGGTCGCGGTCGCCGTGTACCTGACGGTCTCCGGCTGCCCCATGCGCGACACCATCACCCAGCGCGTGACCGACGCGGTCTCGGCGGTCGAGGGCGTCACCCGTGTCGACGTCGAGCTCGACGTCATGGGCGACGAACAGCGCAAGGAACTGGCGAACGCGCTGCGCGGCGGCCAGGCCGAGCGCGAGGTCCCGTTCGCCAAGCCGGGTTCCCTCACGCGCGTGTACGCCGTCGCCTCCGGCAAGGGCGGCGTCGGCAAGTCCTCGGTGACGGTGAACCTCGCGGCGGCGATGGCGGCCGACGGCCTCAAGGTGGGCGTGGTCGACGCGGACATCTACGGCCACTCCGTGCCCCGCATGCTGGGCGCCGACGGCCTTCCCACCCAGGTCGAGAACATGATCATGCCGCCGTCCGCGCACGGCGTGAAGGTCATCTCGATCGGCATGTTCACCCCGGGCAACACCCCCGTGGTCTGGCGCGGCCCGATGCTCCACCGTGCCCTCCAGCAGTTCCTCTCGGACGTCTACTGGGGCGACCTGGACGTCCTGCTCCTCGATCTTCCGCCGGGCACGGGCGACATCGCCATCTCGGTGGCCCAGCTGGTCCCGAACGCCGAGATCCTCGTCGTGACGACCCCCCAGCAGGCGGCGGCCGAGGTGGCCGAGCGTGCCGGCTCCATCGCCGTGCAGACCCACCAGAAGATCGTCGGCGTCGTCGAGAACATGGCGGGCCTCCCCTGCCCGCACTGCGACGAGATCGTCGACGTCTTCGGCACCGGCGGCGGCCAGAGCGTCGCCGACGGCCTCACCCGCACCACCGGCGCCACCGTCCCGGTCCTCGGCAGCATCCCCATCGACGTCCGCCTCCGCGAAGGCGGCGACGACGGCCGCCCCGTCGTCCTCTCCGACCCCGACTCCCCCGCCGGCTCCGCCCTCCGAGCCATCGCGGGCAAGCTGGGCGGCCGCCAGAGGGGCCTGTCGGGCATGAGCCTGGGAATCACCCCGAGGAACAAGTTCTAG
- a CDS encoding magnesium and cobalt transport protein CorA, whose protein sequence is MSMIHNLRAAVRPARPSRLSLRKDGGVYDATRPAEAVTAVVDCAVYRDGARVAFERNLTPHEAIRQVRRDGGFVWIGLHEPSEAEFSGIAAEFGLHPLAVEDAVHAHQRPKLERYDDTLFTVFKTIHYVEHDELTATSEVVESGEVMCFTGRDFFITVRHGGQGSLRALRHRLQDDPELLGKGPSAVLHAIADHVVDGYVAVADAVQDDIDEVETEVFSPGRKGTPRGTDAGRIYQLKREVMEFKRAVLPLVRPMQLLSERPMRLIDPDIQKYFRDVADHLARVQEQVVGFDELLNSILQANLAQASVAQNEDMRKITSWAAIIAVPTMVCGVYGMNFDYMPETHWKFGYPVVLGVTVALCLAIHRTLKRNGWL, encoded by the coding sequence ATGTCGATGATCCACAACCTGCGTGCCGCGGTCCGCCCGGCCCGTCCCTCGCGTCTGTCGCTGCGCAAGGACGGCGGCGTGTACGACGCCACGCGTCCGGCGGAGGCGGTGACGGCCGTCGTGGACTGTGCCGTCTACCGCGACGGGGCGCGGGTCGCCTTCGAGCGCAACCTGACCCCGCACGAGGCGATCCGTCAGGTGCGCCGCGACGGCGGCTTCGTCTGGATCGGCCTGCACGAGCCGTCCGAGGCCGAATTCTCCGGTATCGCCGCCGAGTTCGGGCTGCACCCGCTCGCCGTGGAGGACGCGGTCCACGCCCACCAGCGGCCGAAGCTGGAGCGCTACGACGACACCCTGTTCACCGTCTTCAAGACGATCCACTACGTCGAGCACGACGAACTCACCGCCACCAGCGAGGTCGTCGAGTCCGGCGAGGTCATGTGTTTCACCGGGCGGGACTTCTTCATCACCGTCCGGCACGGCGGGCAGGGGTCGTTGCGGGCGCTGCGTCACCGCCTGCAGGACGACCCGGAGTTGCTCGGCAAGGGCCCCTCGGCCGTACTGCACGCCATCGCCGACCACGTCGTCGACGGGTACGTGGCGGTCGCGGACGCCGTGCAGGACGACATCGACGAGGTGGAGACGGAGGTGTTCTCCCCCGGGCGCAAGGGCACGCCCCGGGGTACCGACGCCGGCCGGATCTACCAACTCAAGCGCGAGGTCATGGAGTTCAAGCGCGCGGTGCTGCCGCTGGTGCGGCCCATGCAGCTGCTGAGCGAGCGGCCGATGCGGCTGATCGACCCGGACATCCAGAAGTACTTCCGTGACGTGGCCGACCACCTCGCCCGCGTCCAGGAGCAGGTCGTCGGCTTCGACGAGCTCCTCAACTCGATCCTGCAGGCGAACCTGGCGCAGGCCTCCGTCGCGCAGAACGAGGACATGCGCAAGATCACGTCGTGGGCGGCCATCATCGCCGTGCCGACGATGGTGTGTGGCGTCTACGGCATGAACTTCGACTACATGCCGGAGACGCACTGGAAGTTCGGCTACCCGGTGGTTCTCGGCGTCACGGTCGCGCTCTGCCTCGCCATCCACCGCACGCTGAAGCGCAACGGGTGGCTGTAG
- a CDS encoding DUF3117 domain-containing protein, translated as MAAMKPRTGDGPLEVTKEGRGIVMRVPLEGGGRLVVELTPDEADALGDALKKVVG; from the coding sequence ATGGCGGCCATGAAGCCGCGGACGGGCGATGGCCCGCTCGAGGTGACCAAGGAGGGGCGGGGCATCGTCATGCGCGTTCCGCTCGAAGGCGGCGGTCGGCTTGTCGTCGAGCTGACCCCTGACGAGGCTGACGCCCTCGGCGATGCCCTCAAGAAGGTCGTCGGCTGA